The following are encoded together in the Mumia sp. Pv4-285 genome:
- a CDS encoding ABC-F family ATP-binding cassette domain-containing protein, with amino-acid sequence MSQPFPTQSHTPRTPAVPADAITRSLVARGISVAYGMRPVLDDLDVTASPGERLGVVGENGVGKSTLLRVLAGSQAPDHGTVTRPAHISYLGQVPDLPHDGSVRDAIDGALADFRLLEQRMRQLEAAMADGDHEALEAYGDVLEEYERRDGWSADARAARSIAGLGLADLAEDRALATLSGGQRSRLALALALVMAADLMLLDEPTNHLDDAAVDFLERALKEQHGAVVVVSHDRAFLDAACTAVLDLDPTLHLAPDGTPSTGPARYTGDYTAYLDAKAAARVRWAQARDAWDVAYDEAKAVLTGGSRQIGHGYRAPRDNDKFIGHFLGERKDAAVSRRVRDAENRLARLEKNVVPPPPEQRAFAGLATGASADGVLVSVRDVEVRGRLRLEALDVTADTRLLVVGPNGAGKSTLLGVLAGAIEPDTGDVRRQRRLRIGYLPQEDRYADPAASALAVYAAGHDDPPEEQRDALRRTGLLHPRDLDKPVGDLSVGQQRRLTLARVVSGHPQLLLLDEPTNHLSVALVEELQDALAVSRVPVVLVTHDRWWRRQWDGATLALSAAR; translated from the coding sequence GTGTCCCAGCCTTTCCCGACTCAGTCTCACACCCCGCGTACGCCGGCCGTTCCCGCCGACGCGATCACCCGCTCCCTCGTCGCCCGAGGCATCTCGGTCGCGTACGGCATGCGTCCCGTCCTCGACGACCTCGACGTCACCGCCTCCCCCGGCGAACGCCTCGGAGTCGTCGGCGAGAACGGCGTCGGCAAGTCGACCCTCCTCCGTGTTCTCGCCGGATCCCAGGCGCCCGACCACGGCACGGTGACACGGCCCGCGCACATCAGCTATCTCGGTCAGGTCCCCGACCTGCCGCACGACGGCAGCGTCCGAGACGCGATCGACGGCGCCCTGGCCGACTTCCGCCTGCTCGAGCAGCGGATGCGTCAGCTCGAGGCGGCGATGGCCGACGGCGACCACGAAGCGCTGGAGGCGTACGGCGATGTGCTCGAGGAGTACGAGCGGCGCGACGGCTGGTCGGCGGACGCGCGTGCGGCCCGCTCGATCGCCGGACTCGGCCTGGCAGATCTCGCCGAGGACCGTGCTCTCGCCACGTTGTCCGGCGGGCAGCGGTCGAGGCTGGCGCTGGCCCTCGCGCTGGTGATGGCCGCCGACCTCATGCTGCTCGACGAGCCGACCAACCACCTCGACGACGCTGCTGTCGACTTCCTCGAGCGTGCCTTGAAGGAGCAGCACGGCGCGGTCGTCGTGGTCTCCCACGACCGCGCGTTCCTCGACGCCGCGTGCACCGCCGTCCTCGACCTCGACCCGACGCTGCACCTCGCTCCGGACGGCACGCCGTCGACCGGTCCGGCACGCTACACCGGCGACTACACCGCCTACCTCGACGCCAAGGCCGCGGCCCGCGTCCGCTGGGCTCAGGCGCGCGACGCGTGGGACGTGGCGTACGACGAGGCGAAGGCCGTCCTGACCGGTGGGAGCCGCCAGATCGGACACGGCTACCGGGCGCCGCGCGACAACGACAAGTTCATCGGGCACTTCCTCGGTGAGCGGAAGGACGCGGCGGTGTCCCGGCGGGTGCGTGACGCCGAGAACCGCCTCGCCCGCCTGGAGAAGAACGTCGTGCCGCCGCCTCCGGAGCAGCGCGCGTTCGCTGGGCTCGCCACCGGTGCGTCGGCGGACGGCGTGCTGGTCTCGGTGCGCGACGTCGAGGTGCGCGGACGGCTGCGGCTCGAGGCACTCGACGTCACCGCCGACACCCGCCTGCTCGTCGTCGGACCCAACGGCGCCGGCAAGTCCACCCTGCTCGGCGTCCTCGCCGGCGCGATCGAGCCGGACACCGGCGACGTACGCCGCCAGCGCAGGCTGCGGATCGGCTACCTGCCCCAGGAGGACCGGTACGCCGATCCGGCCGCGAGCGCGCTGGCGGTGTACGCGGCCGGCCACGATGACCCGCCCGAGGAGCAGCGGGACGCGCTGCGGCGTACGGGCCTGTTGCACCCGCGTGACCTCGACAAGCCGGTCGGCGACCTCTCCGTCGGGCAGCAGCGCCGGCTCACGCTCGCCCGCGTCGTCAGCGGCCACCCCCAGTTGCTGCTGCTCGACGAGCCGACCAACCACCTGTCGGTCGCGCTCGTGGAGGAGCTGCAGGATGCACTCGCCGTCTCGCGGGTCCCCGTCGTGCTCGTCACCCACGACCGGTGGTGGCGACGCCAGTGGGACGGGGCGACGCTGGCGCTCAGCGCGGCGCGCTGA
- a CDS encoding MarR family winged helix-turn-helix transcriptional regulator — MPHSPLSITALDRLLEVTTLLGDDMSAALGDMGLTPARTHLLWEVGRRGPVTQRVLADALDVSPRNVTGLVDALVEAGFVERQPHPDDRRAFLVSLTAQGATTYAALQDGHVTLAEQLFGDVAQRDLESLVTGLDHVVARLHRLIEEASHD; from the coding sequence ATGCCTCACTCGCCGCTCTCGATCACCGCGCTCGACCGGCTCCTCGAGGTCACCACGCTGCTGGGGGACGACATGTCCGCCGCGCTCGGAGACATGGGTCTGACTCCGGCGCGAACCCACCTGCTGTGGGAGGTAGGCCGCCGCGGTCCGGTGACGCAGCGCGTCCTCGCCGACGCTCTCGACGTGAGCCCGCGCAACGTGACCGGGCTCGTGGATGCGCTGGTGGAGGCCGGATTCGTCGAGCGGCAGCCCCACCCGGACGACCGCCGGGCATTCCTCGTGTCGTTGACCGCCCAGGGCGCGACGACGTACGCCGCTCTGCAGGACGGCCACGTGACGCTCGCGGAGCAGCTCTTCGGCGACGTTGCGCAGCGCGACCTCGAGAGCCTCGTCACCGGCCTCGACCACGTCGTCGCCCGCCTGCACCGTCTGATCGAGGAGGCCAGCCATGATTGA
- a CDS encoding phosphotransferase: protein MTSAPQHDRPGSYDREVSEIPNPSTVAVPAIVERLADGAGITPVWRNELGGVTFRLGTERFVKWMPHGSEEIDLVAEAARMRWASHWIRVPDVLGLGSDQEATWLITAALPGLSAVSPTWIDAPEIAARAIGAGLRHLHEALPVAECPYDWGVAARLARTPNAYPDELRTPPPVDRLVVCHGDACAPNTLLDEHGQFVAHVDLGSLGTADRWADLAVAAWSMDWNFGPGYDDLVYAAYGVEPDAERIAYYRLLWDHA, encoded by the coding sequence GTGACCTCCGCCCCGCAGCACGACCGGCCTGGTTCGTACGACCGGGAGGTGTCCGAGATCCCGAACCCGTCAACGGTGGCCGTCCCGGCGATCGTGGAGCGGCTGGCTGACGGCGCTGGGATCACGCCGGTGTGGCGCAACGAGCTCGGTGGGGTGACGTTCCGGCTGGGCACCGAGCGCTTCGTCAAGTGGATGCCGCACGGCAGCGAGGAGATCGACCTTGTGGCCGAGGCCGCGAGGATGCGGTGGGCGAGCCACTGGATCCGTGTCCCGGACGTGCTCGGGCTGGGGTCCGACCAGGAGGCGACCTGGTTGATCACGGCGGCCCTTCCCGGTCTCTCGGCCGTCTCCCCCACGTGGATCGACGCGCCCGAGATCGCGGCGCGCGCGATCGGCGCCGGGCTGCGCCACCTGCACGAGGCGTTGCCCGTCGCGGAGTGCCCGTACGACTGGGGCGTCGCAGCGAGGCTGGCACGGACACCGAACGCGTACCCGGACGAGCTCCGCACTCCGCCGCCCGTCGACCGCCTCGTCGTCTGCCACGGAGACGCGTGCGCACCGAACACCCTCCTCGACGAGCACGGCCAGTTCGTCGCGCACGTCGACCTGGGCTCGCTCGGCACCGCCGACCGGTGGGCCGACCTCGCCGTCGCCGCCTGGAGCATGGACTGGAACTTTGGTCCGGGGTACGACGACCTGGTCTACGCGGCGTACGGGGTGGAGCCGGACGCGGAGCGGATCGCGTACTACCGGCTGCTGTGGGACCACGCCTAA
- a CDS encoding HNH endonuclease, whose protein sequence is MFDRELTQELSRVVQSVVDVPIDLATNAEKASLLRGIQEAQDLLDGMKARALESFEQTGGPADDGAPTLRAWARRNLRLSAKEAGRLTTAARTLRTLPAVAHALHEGAIRLAHVYEFSAGLKQGGEEIIGLGEDYLLGVARTHEAPALRAEIREWIGAIHPEILEESYIAGMDKRDLQVSKVGDGFAVSGFLDILTGAKLRSVLDSLGAPADRDDRRAPSERRLAGLDALLDAVLDHGLPTRRGIRPQLHVTVDLERLQGSPGAEPARLAGWGVIGDRLLGSLLCDSDVTGILTAGFTSGDLGQAAVLNVGRTERLANREQRRAILHRQGGHCANPGCNNTTLEMHHLDWWARDIGLTDLDALVGLCPRCHHLLHAGKLHAHRNGDGVATFTLSGGSPLPDERRTSRQLANERLRILRRILAAGAHARHGPGLETDAEIVTVAA, encoded by the coding sequence ATGTTCGATCGAGAACTCACACAGGAGCTGAGCCGGGTGGTTCAGTCCGTGGTCGATGTGCCGATCGATCTCGCGACGAACGCGGAGAAGGCCAGCCTGCTGCGGGGCATCCAGGAGGCGCAGGACCTGCTCGACGGGATGAAGGCGCGGGCCTTGGAGTCGTTCGAGCAGACCGGTGGACCGGCCGACGACGGCGCGCCGACGCTGCGGGCCTGGGCACGTCGCAACCTTCGCCTGTCTGCCAAGGAGGCGGGGAGGCTGACGACCGCGGCGCGCACGCTGCGGACACTCCCCGCCGTGGCGCACGCGCTCCACGAGGGCGCCATCCGCCTCGCCCACGTGTACGAGTTCTCAGCGGGCCTGAAGCAGGGCGGCGAGGAGATCATCGGCCTGGGGGAGGACTACCTGCTCGGGGTGGCCAGGACCCACGAGGCGCCGGCATTGCGGGCGGAGATTCGCGAGTGGATCGGGGCCATCCATCCCGAGATCCTCGAAGAGTCCTACATTGCGGGCATGGACAAGCGCGACCTCCAGGTGAGCAAGGTCGGCGACGGATTCGCGGTGAGCGGCTTCCTCGACATCCTCACTGGCGCCAAGCTGCGCTCGGTGCTCGACTCCCTCGGCGCTCCCGCTGACCGTGACGACCGTCGTGCGCCGTCGGAGCGCCGGTTGGCGGGCCTCGACGCCTTGCTCGACGCCGTCCTCGACCACGGCCTACCGACGCGCAGAGGCATTCGGCCCCAGCTCCATGTCACCGTCGATCTCGAGCGGCTGCAGGGTTCGCCTGGGGCGGAACCGGCCCGCCTCGCCGGTTGGGGCGTCATCGGCGACCGGCTGCTGGGCTCGCTCCTGTGCGACTCCGACGTCACCGGCATCCTGACCGCCGGGTTCACGAGCGGTGATCTGGGTCAGGCGGCGGTTCTCAACGTCGGCCGCACCGAGCGGCTCGCCAACCGCGAGCAGCGGCGCGCAATCCTGCACCGTCAGGGCGGACACTGCGCGAACCCCGGCTGCAACAACACCACCCTCGAGATGCACCACCTCGACTGGTGGGCCCGCGACATCGGGCTCACCGACCTCGACGCGCTGGTCGGGCTCTGCCCCCGCTGCCACCATCTGCTGCACGCAGGCAAGCTCCACGCGCACCGCAACGGAGACGGCGTCGCCACCTTCACTCTCTCCGGCGGATCCCCGTTGCCCGATGAACGAAGAACAAGCCGCCAGCTCGCCAACGAACGCCTCCGCATCCTCCGCCGCATCCTGGCCGCCGGCGCTCACGCGCGACATGGGCCTGGGCTCGAGACCGACGCCGAGATCGTGACCGTCGCCGCGTAG
- a CDS encoding ABC transporter ATP-binding protein, producing the protein MTSPLVATDLVQTYGEGVTATYALAGVSLTVAPGESVAIMGPSGSGKTTLLHCLAGVLPPTSGSVVWRGADLATLGDRRRTALRRTDFGFVFQSGQLLPELPAVENAALPLMLAGTSRREATRVAAAWLAHLGLAGMEGRRPGELSGGQAQRVAIARALAGAPGVVFADEPTGALDQATGADVLGVLTSAARSTGAALVVVTHDEAVARHCSRTVTMRDGRITGTHVNHPAAHDEATR; encoded by the coding sequence ATGACCTCTCCGCTCGTCGCGACCGACCTCGTCCAGACCTACGGCGAGGGTGTGACCGCGACCTACGCCCTCGCGGGAGTCAGCCTCACCGTCGCGCCCGGCGAGTCCGTCGCGATCATGGGCCCGTCCGGATCCGGCAAGACCACGCTGCTGCACTGCCTCGCGGGAGTCCTCCCTCCGACCTCAGGATCGGTCGTGTGGCGCGGTGCGGACCTGGCCACCCTCGGCGACCGCCGCCGTACCGCGCTGCGGCGCACCGACTTCGGCTTCGTCTTCCAGTCCGGCCAGCTCCTCCCCGAGCTGCCCGCGGTCGAGAACGCCGCTCTGCCGCTGATGCTCGCGGGCACGTCCCGTCGGGAGGCGACACGCGTCGCCGCCGCGTGGCTCGCGCACCTCGGCCTCGCGGGGATGGAGGGCCGGCGACCCGGCGAGCTGTCCGGGGGCCAGGCGCAGCGCGTCGCGATCGCTCGAGCGCTGGCCGGCGCACCCGGTGTGGTGTTCGCCGACGAGCCGACCGGTGCGCTGGACCAGGCGACCGGGGCCGACGTCCTCGGCGTGCTCACCTCGGCCGCCCGCTCGACCGGTGCGGCGCTGGTCGTCGTCACGCACGACGAGGCCGTGGCTCGGCACTGCTCGCGAACGGTCACGATGCGCGACGGACGAATCACCGGCACGCACGTCAACCACCCCGCCGCCCACGACGAGGCCACCCGATGA
- a CDS encoding FtsX-like permease family protein, which yields MNSTFTLWAMLRSRGSRGGDPQRLTEVLAVIAFATTTAVLLVVIGGSRAFWDRAGGADGIRTGLEAAETPYAVQYPFLAGIAVLLILVPLGTLGAAAARMAAARRDARLAALRLCGATRSQVAGLTVLDAAAQAAVGALVGIVGYAALVPVVAQVRFQGRTFDLAELWVGVPVLLLAVLAVLVVAVLSAVASLRRVAITPLGVANRVTPPGLRAVRLVATVVVVLALLVATRIPLGSVGVVIAVLTGLLLAAFATLNLVGPFVIWVVGRLTAGMARSVPTLLAGRRIADSPKSAWRSVGGVSLGAFIAGLTATFSLLDPSDSGRADEAAFIADLKTGGFLTLAIAGLLAAVSTGVMQAGRVIEQRDEHRALVLAGTDHRTLDRARMRETLVPLVVSVGVATVTVLMVMVPVVGLQPVAHPSVVVQYLICVAAASGLVLAGAATSRGVARTVA from the coding sequence ATGAACAGCACGTTCACCCTCTGGGCCATGCTTCGCTCGCGCGGCTCCCGCGGCGGCGACCCGCAGCGCCTCACCGAGGTGCTCGCCGTCATCGCGTTCGCCACCACGACCGCCGTCCTCCTCGTCGTCATCGGAGGTTCCCGTGCCTTCTGGGACCGTGCCGGCGGAGCGGACGGGATCCGCACAGGACTGGAGGCGGCCGAGACGCCGTACGCCGTCCAGTACCCGTTCCTCGCGGGCATCGCCGTCCTTCTGATCCTCGTCCCGCTCGGGACGCTCGGCGCAGCCGCCGCGCGGATGGCGGCGGCGCGGCGCGATGCGAGGCTGGCAGCCTTGCGACTGTGCGGGGCGACGCGCAGCCAGGTCGCAGGGCTGACCGTGCTCGACGCCGCCGCGCAGGCCGCAGTGGGAGCGCTCGTCGGCATCGTCGGGTACGCGGCGCTGGTGCCCGTGGTCGCCCAGGTGCGGTTCCAAGGCCGCACCTTCGACCTCGCGGAGCTCTGGGTCGGCGTCCCCGTCCTGCTCCTCGCGGTCCTGGCCGTCCTCGTCGTCGCCGTGCTGTCGGCCGTCGCGAGCCTGCGCCGCGTGGCGATCACCCCGCTCGGCGTCGCCAACCGCGTGACTCCACCGGGTCTGCGGGCCGTGCGCCTCGTCGCGACCGTGGTCGTCGTCCTCGCCCTCCTGGTCGCGACGCGGATCCCGCTCGGCTCGGTCGGCGTCGTCATCGCGGTCCTCACCGGGCTGCTCCTGGCCGCCTTCGCGACGCTCAACCTCGTCGGACCGTTCGTCATCTGGGTGGTCGGCCGCCTCACCGCCGGCATGGCCCGATCCGTCCCGACCCTGCTCGCCGGGCGCCGCATCGCCGACTCTCCGAAGTCAGCATGGAGGTCCGTCGGCGGAGTCTCCCTGGGCGCGTTCATCGCCGGTCTCACGGCGACCTTCTCCCTCCTCGACCCCAGCGACAGCGGCCGTGCCGACGAGGCAGCCTTCATCGCCGACCTCAAGACCGGAGGCTTCCTCACGCTCGCGATCGCCGGGCTCCTCGCGGCCGTGTCGACCGGAGTGATGCAGGCCGGGCGCGTCATCGAGCAGCGCGACGAGCACCGCGCACTCGTGCTTGCCGGCACCGACCACCGCACGCTCGACCGGGCGCGGATGCGCGAGACGCTGGTGCCGCTCGTCGTCAGTGTCGGCGTCGCGACCGTGACCGTGCTGATGGTGATGGTGCCGGTCGTCGGGCTCCAGCCGGTCGCCCACCCGTCGGTGGTGGTCCAGTACCTGATCTGTGTCGCGGCGGCGTCCGGGCTCGTGCTCGCAGGGGCGGCCACGTCGCGCGGTGTCGCCCGGACCGTGGCGTGA